The DNA window GCCGCGCACAAGTGAGGAAGGTATGAAGCGAGACGTCAAATTCGGCGACCTGAAACTGGGCGAACGCAGGTTCGCGGACAAACCGTCCGATGCGGCGCCCGCCGCGGGAGCGTCGTTCCGGCAGCGCGCCTGGCTGCCCGGCACGCCGGGGCAGGTGGCCGGCGTGCTGGCCATGCTGGTCGTCGGCATCGTGCTGGCGCTGACCCTGAACGCCTACCATGCCTTCGTGCTGGCCAGCGTGGCCCTGCTGGCGATCGTCGGCTGCGGCCTGAACGTGCTGATCGGCCTGGGCGGCATGATGTCGTTCGGCCACGTCGGCTTCTATGCGCTGGGCGCCTACACGGTGGCCATGCTGACCACGGGCGCGGGCTGGAACTTCTGGCTGGCCTGGCCGGCCGGCGTCGCGGTCGCGGCACTAGCCGGTGGCCTGCTGGCTGTGCCGGCCCTGCGGGTGCGCGGCCCCTACCTGGCGATGGTGACCATCGCGTTCGCCTTCATCGTCGAACACGGCATCGTCGAGATGCGCGAACTGACGGGCGGGCAGAACGGCATCATGGGCATCGCCGCGCCGGCGTTCGGCGGCCTCGAAGGCGAGCGCGCGGTGGCCATCCTGGCGCTGCTGGCGGCCGTGGCGGCGACGTGGGTCTGCGCGCTGCTGGCGCGCGGCACGTGGGGCGCGGCCATTCGTGCCGTGCGCGACAGCGAAACGGCGGCCGAATCGCTCGGCATCGATCCGCTGCGGGTCAAGGCGGCGGCCTTCGTGTTCTCGGCCGCGCTGGCCGGCCTGGCGGGCGGACTGTTCGCGCCACTGTCGGGTTTCGTGACGCCGCACAGTTTCAACTTCCCGCTGTCGATCCTGTTCGTGCTGGTGGTGATGATCGGCGGCGCGGGTTCCATCGCGGGGCCGCTGATCGGCGCCGTCATCGTCGGGCTGCTGCCGGAATGGCTGGCCAGCCTGGAAGAATTCCGGCTGCTGTTCTTCGGCGCGCTGCTGCTCGTGGTGCTGCTGGTGGCGCCGGGCGGCGCGGTGGGACTGCTGCAAGGATTGTCCCGCCGCATGCGGCTCGCCGATGCGCATCCCGCCGCCAGCGCCCAGCCCGTGCCTACCGTGCCCGACATGCCCGACATGCCGGCCGGCGAAGCGATCGCCGTGCGGGAGCGGCAGCCGCTGCGCGCCAGCGGGCTGGCGATGGTGTTCGGCGGCCTGCGCGCCGCATCCGGCATCAGCCTGACCGTGCAGCCGGGCGTGTTGACCAGCCTGATCGGGCCGAACGGCGCGGGCAAGTCCACCGTCATCAATATGCTGACCGGCTTCTACCGCCCCACGGAAGGGGAGATCGCCGTGGGCAGCGCCGCGTGCGGTGGCCAGCCCGCGTTCCGTTTTGCCCGGGCCGGCGTGGCGCGCACCTACCAGACGTCGCTGTTGTTCGGTTCCCTGACGGTGCTCGACAACGTTACGCTGGCCATGACGGGCGGGCGGCTCGGCGGCTTCCTGGGCAGCGCGCGTTACGCCGCGCCGGCCGCACGCGAACGGGCCGCCCGGCTGCTGGCCTTCTGCGGCTATCGTGGCGACCTGGCCACGCCGGCGGCGGGACTGGCGCACGTCGACCGCCGGCTAGTGGAAATCGCCCGCGCGCTGGCCACCGATCCCGACATTCTGCTGCTCGATGAACCGGCCGCCGGCCTGTCGCGCGAAGACAAGGGCCGCCTGGCCGAGTTGCTGACGCGCGTGGCGCGGGCCGGCATCGGCGTGCTGGTCGTCGAACACGACATGCCGCTGGTGATGGGCATCTCCGACCGGATCGTGGTCATCGACGCGGGCAAGCCGCTGGCCGAGGGAACGCCCGCCGAGATCCGCGACGATCCCGCCGTGCGCCGCGCCTACCTGGGCGAGGGCGAAGGCGTGCCCGCCCTGGCCACCGCGGGCGGCGCCCGTCATGCGGGCGCCGAACTGCTGGGCATCGGCGCACTGAGCGCCGGCTATGGCGCCGCGCCGGTGCTGCAGCGGGTCGATATCCAGGTGCGCCAGGGCGAACTGGTGGCGCTGCTCGGCGCCAACGGCGCGGGCAAGTCGACGCTGATGCGCGCGCTGGCCGGCCTGCACCGGCCCGTGCAGGGCGGCATGCACCTCGACGGCGTGGCGCTGGAAGACCTGAACGCGGAGCAGGTGGTGCGGCAGGGGCTGATCCTGGTGCCGGAAGGCCGCCAGGTCTTCCCCGAGCTGTCGGTGCTGGACAACATCCGCCTCGGCGCCTTCCGCTGCCCGGCCGGTACCGAGGCGCGGCTCGAGGCCATGCTGGACCGTTTCCCGCGGCTGCGCGAGCGCGCCCACCAGCGCGCCGGGCTGCTGTCCGGCGGCGAGCAGCAGATGCTGGCGATCGCCCGTGGCCTGATGGCGCAGCCGCGCGTGCTGCTGCTGGACGAACCGTCGCTCGGCCTGGCGCCGAAAGTGATCGAGGACCTGTTCGCCGTGCTGGACCGGCTGCGCGGCGAAGCATTGACGATCCTGCTGGTCGACCAGATGGCATCGCTCGCGCTGGCACTCGCCGACCGCGCCTATGTACTCGAAGGCGGCAAGGTCGTCGCGCAAGGCACGGCGGCCGACATCGCCGGCGACAGCGCGCTGGCCAAGGCCTACCTGGGCGGACACTAATCAAGGAAATTCATGGAACACGACATCAACCTGCCCACCGTTCACGCCGAGATGGCGGCGGCCTTCGCGCGCTACGAACTGGCGCTGACCGGCAACGACATCGCCACGCTGGACGAACTGTTCTGGCACAGCGAACACGCCATCCGCTATGGCGCCACCGAAAACCTGCACGGCCACGCGGCCATCCAGGCCTTCCGCAAGGCGCGACCGGCGGCGGGGCTGGCGCGCAGCCTGCGCCACACCGTCATCACCACCTATGGCCACGATTTCGCCACGGCGAATACGCAGTTCTCGCGCGAAGGGTCATCGGCCATCGGGCGCCAGAGCCAGACGTGGCTGCGCACGGCGCAGGGCTGGCGCATCGTCGCCGCCCACGTTTCATTGATCGAAGCGCCGGCGGAGGCCCACCATGCTGCGTAGCCGCATCTGTACCGGCGGCATGGTCACCGCGCCGCACCACCTGGCCGCGCAGGCCGGCGCCGCCGTGCTGCGCGAAGGCGGCAACGCCATCGAAGCGATGGTCGCGGCGGCCGCCGCCATCGCCGTCGTCTATCCGCACATGAACGGCATCGGCGGCGATGGCTTCTGGCTGATCGCCGAGCCGGGGCGCGAGCCGGTGGCCATCCGCGCCTGCGGCCCGGCCGCCGGCCTGGCCGACACGCGCTTCTACGTGTCGCACGGCGACACGGCCATTCCCACGCGCGGGCCACGCGCCGCGCTGACGGTGGCCGGCGCGATCGGCGGCTGGGACGAAGCGCTGCGCCACGCGCGCGCCGCCGGCGGCCGCATGCCGCTGTCACGCCTGCTGGAAGACGCCATCGCGCATGCCCGCGATGGCGTTCCCGTCACCGCGTCGCAAGCGGCGCTGGCCCTGTCGAAAAGCGCCGAGCTGGCCGCGCAGCCGGGCTACGCCGCCACGTATGCGCCGGACGGGCCGCCCGCGCTGCACGCGATCCAGCGCCAGCCCGCGCTGGCCGCCACGCTGGCGCGCCTGGCCGAGGCGGGACTGGACGATTTCTACCGTGGCGACGTGGCGCGCGCGCTGGCGTCGGGCCTGGAACGGGCGGGCAGCCCGCTGCGCCTGGCCGACCTGGCCGCTTACCGGGCGCGGACGCTGGCGCCGCTGAGCGTCCAACTGCGCGCGGGCCGCGTGTACAACCTGCCGCCACCCACGCAGGGCGTATCGTCGCTGATGATCCTGGCGCTGTTCGAGCGGCTGGAGGTGGCGCGCGCCGAGGGGCACGCGCACGTGCACGGGCTGGTGGAGGCGACCAAGCGCGCCTTCATCCTGCGCAATGCCCACGTCGGCGATCCGGACCGCATGCGTTTCGATCCCGCCGACTGGCTGCGCGAGCCCGAGCTGGCGCGCGAGGCGGCGTCGATCGACATGGCGCGCGCCGCGCCTTGGCCCCATCCGGCGAAGCCGGGCGACACCGTCTGGCTGGGCGCGGCGGACCGCGATGGCCGCGTGGTCAGCTATATCCAGAGCATCTTCTGGGAATTCGGCAGCGGCGTGGTGGCGGGCGATACCGGCGTGCTGTGGCAGAACCGGGGCGCCAGCTTCACGCTGGAGGAGGGTCCGAACGCACTTGCGCCCGGCCGCCTGCCGTTCCATACCCTCAACCCGGCCCTCGCGCGGCTGCCCGACGGCCGCACGCTGGCCTACGGCACCATGGGCGGGGAAGGGCAGCCGCAGACGCAGGCGGCGTTCTTCACGCGCCACGTGCTGTTCGGGCAGGACATGCAGGCCGCCATCGACGCGCCCCGCTGGCTGCTGGGCCGCACGTGGGGCGCCGCGTCCACCAACCTGAAGGTGGAGTCGCGCATGGCGCCGGAAGTGATCGGGCAACTGGCGGCCAGCGGCCACGAGCTGGACGTGGTCGGCCCCTGGGAGGACATGATGGGCCATGCCGGCGCCGTCGCCTTCCATCCGAACGGCATGATCGAAGGGGCCACCGATCCGCGCGCCGACGGCGCCTGCGCGGGAGCCTGACATGAAGCTGCCACGTCCGAGCTTCAAGGTCGACCGTTTTAAAGTCGACCGATTTACGCTGGCCATGCTGGCCACCGTAACCATCGCCAGCTTCCTGCCGTGCAGCGGTACAGCCGCGCAAGCGTTCGGCCACGTCACCCATGCCGCGGTCTGCCTGCTGTTTTTCCTGCATGGCGCGCGGCTGCCCCGCGAGGCGGTGATGGCGGGCGTCGTGCACTGGCGCCTGCACCTGACGGTGCTGCTGTGCACCTTCCTGCTGTTCCCGCTGCTGGGCCTGGCGTTGCGGCCGGCGCTCGAGCCGCTGATGACGCCGGAACTCTACGTCGGCATCCTGTTCCTGTGCATGCTGCCATCCACCGTGCAGTCGTCGATCGCGTTCACGGCCGCCGCGCGCGGCAACGTGCCGGCGGCCATTTGCAGCGCCTCCGCCTCGAACCTGCTGGGCATCGCGCTCACGCCAGTGCTGGTCGGCCTGTTCGTGGCGGGCCATGCCGCCGGCGGCGGGATGGGCGACGCCGCGCTGAAGATCGCGCTCCAGTTGCTGCTGCCCTTCGCGGCCGGGCAGGCGGCGCGGCGCTGGATCGGGCCATGGGTGGTGCGCCACCCGAAGCTGGCGCGCGCCGTCGACCAGGGCGCCATCCTGCTGGTGGTCTACACCGCCTTCAGCGAAGCCGTGGTGCAGGGCGTGTGGACGCGTTTGACGCCAGGCGCGCTGGCGGGCCTGCTGCTGGTGAACATGGTGCTGCTGGCACTGGTGCTGGGCACCACCGCCTGGCTGGGGCGCCGGCTCGGCTTCGACCGGGCCGACCGCATCGCCATCGTGTTCTGCGGCTCCAAGAAAAGCCTGGCCAGCGGCGTGCCCATGGCCAAGGTGCTGTTCGCCGGCGGCGCGCTGGGCGGCGTGATCCTGCCGCTGATGCTGTTCCACCAGTTGCAGCTGATGGCGTGCGCCGTGCTTGCCCAGCGTTATGCGGCGGCGGGCGGGAAAGCGCCGGTGAATTCGTAGCGGCTTTGCCTGGCATTTCCCATGCCAGGCGGCAGCCTGCCAAACGCTCAGTCGATTGATCGATCGCAGCCAGGGGCCACATGCGGCCGCGCCTTGCCTGTACTATCGCAGCGTGTACGACCGGCTAGCCGTGTGCCGCCCGATTCACCCTTGACCGACGATCCATGACGACACCGCTCATCCGGCGCTTCGCCCGCCTGTTTGCTCCGCTCTTTGCTCTGCTCCTGATCGCATGCGGCCCGGCCGCCGCCGCGGAGCGCGTGGAACGGTGGGGCATGCATGAAATCGTTTTGAAGGGCAAGGACGCCGGCAATCCCTTCATCGACCTGGAACTGACGGCCACGTTCAAGCGCGGCGCCGAGCGTTACCAGCCCGAGGGTTTTTATGACGGCAACGGCACCTACCGCGTGCGCTTCATGCCGCCCAGCGCCGGCGAATGGACCTGGACCACGCACAGCAACCACCCCGACCTCGATGGCAAGAGCGGCTCGCTCACCGTTGTCGAGGGGACCAACAAAGGGCCGGTGCGGGTGGCCAATGTCCATCACTTCGCGCATGCCGACGGCACGCCGTTCCGGCCGTTCGGCACCACGATCTACGAATGGGCATTCCAGTCGGAGGCGAAAAAGCGCGAAACGCTGGCCACCTTGCAGAAGGCGCCGTTCAACAAGGCCCGCATGCTGGCCGTGCCGCCCTGGAAGCCGCGCTACATCGACGGGCCGGACAAGCTCACGCAGTTTCCGTTCGTCGGCACGTCGCGCGACGACTTCGACTTTTCCCGCTTCAACCCGGCGTACTTCCACAGCCTGGAGCGCGACGTGAAACGCCTGTCCGACCTCGGCATCCAGGTCGACCTGATCCTGTTCCGGCCCTACGACAAGGGGCAGTGGGGCTTCGACACCACCAGCGACGCGGTCAACCAGCGCTTCGTGCGCTACATGGTGGCGCGCTTCGCCGCGTTCCAGAACATCTGGTGGAGCCTGGCCAACGAGAACAGCTACATCCGCCACCTGACGGACGAGGACTTCGACCGCTACTTCCAGATCGTGCAGCGCTACGATCCCTATGGCCACCTGCGCTCGATCCACAATGCCGACCGCATCTACGACTACAACAAGCCGTGGGTCACCCACGTGAGCCTGCAGTACTACAACGCCGTGAAGGTGTTCGGCGTATCGCCGATGCTGCGCGACATGTACCGCAAGCCGATCGTGCACGACGAGATCAACTACGAAGGCAATTCGCCCAGCCGCTGGGGCCAGCTCTCCGGCGAGGAACTGACACGCCGCTTCTGGGTCGCCCTGGTCGGCGGCGCCTATGCCACGCATGGCGAAGTACTGGAAAACGGCTGGATCAGCGGCGGCGGCCACCTGGCAGGCACCAGCCCGGAACGCATCGGCTTCCTGCGCAAGATCGTCGAGGCGGGGCCGAAGGGCGGGCTCGCGCCGATCGACCAGCTGTTCGTGATGAACGCCGCCGGCCAGGCCGGCGAATACTATCTGTACTATTTCAGTGACGACAAGCCCACCGCATTCCCGTTCGTGCTCCCCGTGAAGGAACTGCGCAAGGGCATGAAGTTCAAGGCCGACATCATCGACACGTGGAACATGACGGTCACGCCGGTGCCGGAAACGTTCGAGATCGGCGAACCGCCCCGCTATCGCGTGGCGGACGTGAAGAACCGCGTGATCGCACTGCCGGGCAAGCCCTATATGGCGCTGCGCATCCAGCGCGTCGGCGACATGCCGAAGTCCGCGCCGAAGCAGGCCCCCGGCGCGATCGTCGAGGAAGAACTGTAACGGCGCGAAGCGGTGAGCATGACCGGCTGATCGAGACGCTCCGAAAGAACTGGACAGGCATCACGGCGCCGCCGTAATCTCGCATGGCTGGCAGGAACGCATGCCGGCCCTGGCAGAAATGTCGTACGTGCAAACCTCCATCGAACGGGCCCTGAACATGCAGACCGACGAACGGTTCCACCACCTCGATGCAGTCCGCGCCGGCGCACTGCTGGCCGGCATCCTGCTCCATGCGATCATGTCCTTCCTGCCGGGCTTCCGCGAAGCCGGCTGGCCGCTTGCCGACGCCTCCACGAGCCCGGCGCTGGGCATCCTCTACTACGCCATCCATCTTTTCCGGATGTCGCTGTTCTTCATGGTCGCCGGTTTCTTTGCACGCATGCTGCACCAGCGCGTCGGCACACGTGGCCTGCTGAAAAACCGCCTGCGCCGGATCGCGTTGCCGTTGATCGCGTTCTACTTCCTGACGATGCCATTGATCGTCGTCGCCATGATCTGGGGCGCCCGCCAGCTGGGCATGAATGGCGAGGGGGCGGGGGGCTATCCGATGCCCATCGTCGGGCCGCCCGTGCCCTGGGGACACCTGTGGTTCCTCTACATGCTGCTGGTGCTTTACC is part of the Pseudoduganella lutea genome and encodes:
- a CDS encoding branched-chain amino acid ABC transporter ATP-binding protein/permease, with translation MKRDVKFGDLKLGERRFADKPSDAAPAAGASFRQRAWLPGTPGQVAGVLAMLVVGIVLALTLNAYHAFVLASVALLAIVGCGLNVLIGLGGMMSFGHVGFYALGAYTVAMLTTGAGWNFWLAWPAGVAVAALAGGLLAVPALRVRGPYLAMVTIAFAFIVEHGIVEMRELTGGQNGIMGIAAPAFGGLEGERAVAILALLAAVAATWVCALLARGTWGAAIRAVRDSETAAESLGIDPLRVKAAAFVFSAALAGLAGGLFAPLSGFVTPHSFNFPLSILFVLVVMIGGAGSIAGPLIGAVIVGLLPEWLASLEEFRLLFFGALLLVVLLVAPGGAVGLLQGLSRRMRLADAHPAASAQPVPTVPDMPDMPAGEAIAVRERQPLRASGLAMVFGGLRAASGISLTVQPGVLTSLIGPNGAGKSTVINMLTGFYRPTEGEIAVGSAACGGQPAFRFARAGVARTYQTSLLFGSLTVLDNVTLAMTGGRLGGFLGSARYAAPAARERAARLLAFCGYRGDLATPAAGLAHVDRRLVEIARALATDPDILLLDEPAAGLSREDKGRLAELLTRVARAGIGVLVVEHDMPLVMGISDRIVVIDAGKPLAEGTPAEIRDDPAVRRAYLGEGEGVPALATAGGARHAGAELLGIGALSAGYGAAPVLQRVDIQVRQGELVALLGANGAGKSTLMRALAGLHRPVQGGMHLDGVALEDLNAEQVVRQGLILVPEGRQVFPELSVLDNIRLGAFRCPAGTEARLEAMLDRFPRLRERAHQRAGLLSGGEQQMLAIARGLMAQPRVLLLDEPSLGLAPKVIEDLFAVLDRLRGEALTILLVDQMASLALALADRAYVLEGGKVVAQGTAADIAGDSALAKAYLGGH
- the hpxZ gene encoding oxalurate catabolism protein HpxZ, with protein sequence MEHDINLPTVHAEMAAAFARYELALTGNDIATLDELFWHSEHAIRYGATENLHGHAAIQAFRKARPAAGLARSLRHTVITTYGHDFATANTQFSREGSSAIGRQSQTWLRTAQGWRIVAAHVSLIEAPAEAHHAA
- a CDS encoding gamma-glutamyltransferase family protein, whose protein sequence is MLRSRICTGGMVTAPHHLAAQAGAAVLREGGNAIEAMVAAAAAIAVVYPHMNGIGGDGFWLIAEPGREPVAIRACGPAAGLADTRFYVSHGDTAIPTRGPRAALTVAGAIGGWDEALRHARAAGGRMPLSRLLEDAIAHARDGVPVTASQAALALSKSAELAAQPGYAATYAPDGPPALHAIQRQPALAATLARLAEAGLDDFYRGDVARALASGLERAGSPLRLADLAAYRARTLAPLSVQLRAGRVYNLPPPTQGVSSLMILALFERLEVARAEGHAHVHGLVEATKRAFILRNAHVGDPDRMRFDPADWLREPELAREAASIDMARAAPWPHPAKPGDTVWLGAADRDGRVVSYIQSIFWEFGSGVVAGDTGVLWQNRGASFTLEEGPNALAPGRLPFHTLNPALARLPDGRTLAYGTMGGEGQPQTQAAFFTRHVLFGQDMQAAIDAPRWLLGRTWGAASTNLKVESRMAPEVIGQLAASGHELDVVGPWEDMMGHAGAVAFHPNGMIEGATDPRADGACAGA
- a CDS encoding bile acid:sodium symporter family protein translates to MKLPRPSFKVDRFKVDRFTLAMLATVTIASFLPCSGTAAQAFGHVTHAAVCLLFFLHGARLPREAVMAGVVHWRLHLTVLLCTFLLFPLLGLALRPALEPLMTPELYVGILFLCMLPSTVQSSIAFTAAARGNVPAAICSASASNLLGIALTPVLVGLFVAGHAAGGGMGDAALKIALQLLLPFAAGQAARRWIGPWVVRHPKLARAVDQGAILLVVYTAFSEAVVQGVWTRLTPGALAGLLLVNMVLLALVLGTTAWLGRRLGFDRADRIAIVFCGSKKSLASGVPMAKVLFAGGALGGVILPLMLFHQLQLMACAVLAQRYAAAGGKAPVNS
- a CDS encoding DUF5060 domain-containing protein yields the protein MTTPLIRRFARLFAPLFALLLIACGPAAAAERVERWGMHEIVLKGKDAGNPFIDLELTATFKRGAERYQPEGFYDGNGTYRVRFMPPSAGEWTWTTHSNHPDLDGKSGSLTVVEGTNKGPVRVANVHHFAHADGTPFRPFGTTIYEWAFQSEAKKRETLATLQKAPFNKARMLAVPPWKPRYIDGPDKLTQFPFVGTSRDDFDFSRFNPAYFHSLERDVKRLSDLGIQVDLILFRPYDKGQWGFDTTSDAVNQRFVRYMVARFAAFQNIWWSLANENSYIRHLTDEDFDRYFQIVQRYDPYGHLRSIHNADRIYDYNKPWVTHVSLQYYNAVKVFGVSPMLRDMYRKPIVHDEINYEGNSPSRWGQLSGEELTRRFWVALVGGAYATHGEVLENGWISGGGHLAGTSPERIGFLRKIVEAGPKGGLAPIDQLFVMNAAGQAGEYYLYYFSDDKPTAFPFVLPVKELRKGMKFKADIIDTWNMTVTPVPETFEIGEPPRYRVADVKNRVIALPGKPYMALRIQRVGDMPKSAPKQAPGAIVEEEL